A stretch of the Aspergillus puulaauensis MK2 DNA, chromosome 6, nearly complete sequence genome encodes the following:
- a CDS encoding uncharacterized protein (COG:S;~EggNog:ENOG410PXQY) gives MCSHGIQTCLQIPVPLSMKDLAHAPPVCLPTRGDHEAIEILEKFGKALLRPEDELTQAQNLAAGFSDIVVILERPRHRRNHKFDVSFEDFVQSCGTLLAVDELIRFATKGARSIHTVTVLDAFSYRPDKYTTDEDKTCHEVLAQILKVKKPKVILRCHRDAYCDEWLKQIELPGDSYQLERKEISIFNGHSTVVLQSFHPSCAVNNADCRPEYRALLMYHFVAAFSELTSKFTLPETAEGIRKLCLKKGERKPEDICEYEPWQAASLISRVLERPYQGLIDVQFIDIADETPYESRNTQGQAFNALYGSLKRLFGNANSFGGLAIAKTVLFLWKRHFEEDPLYNHVMSWLILRGNEQKDWFACETYLVSDERTIEEKLSGLQLSTPSIIHDILAVKDELLILLCQASATCIRGEYLADDSRARIIDAYEKHNELARRYLGELSMSDVNHAMHIRALLVSCEMSLSTVTDETSIPGKKVYLDAMRCVRELDGSIDSTLLRL, from the coding sequence ATGTGCTCTCACGGTATTCAAACGTGCCTCCAAATTCCCGTTCCTCTATCGATGAAAGACCTAGCCCATGCTCCGCCGGTCTGTCTTCCTACCCGCGGAGATCACGAAGCTATTGAGATACTCGAGAAATTCGGCAAAGCTCTACTTCGGCCTGAAGACGAACTCACTCAAGCGCAGAACTTAGCAGCCGGCTTTTCAGACATAGTGGTTATATTGGAACGTCCACGTCACAGAAGAAACCACAAATTCGACGTTAGTTTCGAAGACTTTGTCCAAAGTTGCGGGACTCTGTTAGCAGTCGACGAACTCATTCGCTTCGCTACCAAAGGTGCCCGAAGCATACATACTGTCACCGTACTGGACGCATTTTCCTATCGACCTGATAAATATACAACAGACGAAGATAAAACATGTCATGAAGTCCTCGCACAAATCCTGAAAGTGAAGAAACCAAAAGTCATATTAAGATGCCACCGTGACGCATATTGCGACGAATGGCTGAAGCAAATCGAGCTGCCGGGAGACAGTTATCAACTGGAGCGCAAGGAAATCTCTATCTTTAACGGTCATAGCACAGTCGTGCTACAATCTTTTCATCCATCATGCGCCGTGAATAATGCCGACTGCAGACCTGAATATAGGGCCTTATTGATGTACCACTTTGTGGCTGCATTTTCCGAACTGACCTCCAAGTTTACTCTTCCGGAAACGGCGGAAGGGATAAGAAAGCTGTGCCTCAAAAAGGGCGAAAGAAAGCCCGAGGACATTTGCGAGTACGAACCATGGCAAGCTGCGAGTCTCATCTCACGGGTGCTAGAAAGGCCATATCAAGGCCTGATTGATGTGCAATTTATTGATATTGCAGACGAGACCCCATATGAAAGTCGCAACACACAGGGTCAAGCGTTCAATGCTTTGTACGGGTCGTTGAAACGGTTGTTTGGGAATGCCAATTCCTTTGGGGGTCTTGCTATCGCAAAAACCGTCTTGTTTCTCTGGAAGCGACATTTCGAAGAAGATCCGTTATATAACCACGTAATGTCGTGGCTTATATTACGCGGCAATGAGCAAAAGGATTGGTTCGCCTGTGAGACTTATCTAGTATCCGACGAACGCACTATAGAAGAGAAATTATCGGGACTTCAGTTATCAACACCATCTATCATACACGACATCCTGGCAGTCAAAGACGAGCTCTTAATATTACTCTGTCAGGCATCTGCGACTTGTATAAGAGGCGAATATCTTGCGGATGACTCTCGCGCTCGAATAATCGATGCTTATGAGAAGCACAATGAGCTCGCTCGCAGATATCTAGGCGAACTGTCGATGAGTGATGTCAATCATGCAATGCATATAAGGGCTTTGTTGGTTTCTTGCGAGATGTCTTTATCAACAGTCACCGACGAGACTTCTATACCGGGGAAGAAAGTGTACCTCGATGCCATGCGCTGCGTCAGAGAATTGGACGGGTCTATTGACTCTACTTTGCTAAGACTGTAA